The Adhaeribacter radiodurans genomic interval GTAAAAAAATACATTGTTTAAGACTCTCAATTGTATGCCCGATTTTAAAATTTATTGAAGTAAGCTTTTTCTTTCAAGATTAAGCAATGCAGATAATTGTGAATAAAGTAATAAAAAAAATATTAGTAATATAATATTTAAGTAACATTAAACATATTTAAAACTTTTAACAAAATATGGTTAGTAACTTTTATTATCGGTTAGTATTCTATTAATTTGAGGATTGATAGTAACAAAATATTAAAGCAACAAATGAAAGTATTTGCCCTTCTCAATCACAAAGGTGGCGTTGGAAAAACCACTAGTACCATTAATATTGGTGCAGCACTTAATAGGGCAGGTAAATCTGTTTTGCTGATTGACTTAGATCCACAAGCCAATTTATCGCAAAGTTTGGGCATTCAAGAACCAGCTCAGACGATTTATGGCATTATCAAAGGCGATTACCTAGCTAGTGATGCAGTATTGAATATTAGGCCAGGGTTAGATGTGATACCATCGACCTTAGATTTAAGTGGTTCTGAAATAGAATTGAGCACTAAAATTGGTCGGGAGCTTATTTTAAGGGAAGCAATTGAACCATTAAAAAAGAAGTACGACTTCATCCTGATTGACTGCCCTCCCTCGTTAGGTCTGCTTACGGTTAATGCCTTAACTGCTTCTGATAAAATTCTGATCCCGCTGCAAGCCGAATTCCTAGCTATGCAGGGACTTGCCAAAATGTTAGAAGTAGTTTCAATAATTCAGAAGCATCTGAATAAATCCTTAGAGTTAGGAGGTGTTTTCATTACCCAGTATGACAGCCGTAAGGTTCTTAATAAAAATGTATTTGATACTATCACAGAACACTTTCCGAAAAAAGTCTTCGCTACCAAAATTCGCGATAATGTTGCTTTGGCGGAGGCACCGGCTACTGGCCAAGACATTTTTACTTATAACAGTAAAAGCGCGGGTGCGGCCGATTATGAGTCATTAGCAGAAGAAATATTATCCAAACATACAAAGAAGAAAAGCACTAAATAACAAAATAGTAAAAACATAAAGTAATATCAGTAATATGGCTAAGAAAAATTTCTCAGGCGGTTTAGGCAGCTTGCTACAGAAAACAACTGAAAAGGCGGAGCAGGAAAAAGAGCAGAATTCGAATCAAGCAGAAGAAGCTACAAACTCTACCGAGCGCCGCACTACATTAATTATAAGGGAAGATTACTTAGATAAAATTAATGCAATAGCTTATTGGGACAGAACCTTAATTAAGGACCAAGTTAATGCTGCTTTTGCTGCATACATAAAGCAATACGAAATGGAAAATGGTGAAATTAAGGTAGCTCCTCCTAAAAAGAAATAGCAACTATTAAATTCTAAAGTTAAATAAGTTTTAAGTTAGTAATTCGTTAAACAATTTCTGCTGACGCTTTAGATTATCTTGTTTACTTGGTGTTTGGATATCACTTTCAAAATCACCAATGTGTGATACCAATAGGCCAAGTGATTCCGCTGAGAACGGGCTTTGGAGCATTTGCACTTTTTAGAACTCGTTAACAGTTTAAAACTCCTAGAGAAATCCTTGGTCTGCCATAGTTGCCATTACTGAGTTCGGCGACGAATAGGTTTACCAAATGGCCAGGATTGTTGGTGATACCAAAAGCAATGTCGTCGTTTATGGTAACTATCTTGAAATGTTTAATATA includes:
- a CDS encoding ParA family protein; this encodes MKVFALLNHKGGVGKTTSTINIGAALNRAGKSVLLIDLDPQANLSQSLGIQEPAQTIYGIIKGDYLASDAVLNIRPGLDVIPSTLDLSGSEIELSTKIGRELILREAIEPLKKKYDFILIDCPPSLGLLTVNALTASDKILIPLQAEFLAMQGLAKMLEVVSIIQKHLNKSLELGGVFITQYDSRKVLNKNVFDTITEHFPKKVFATKIRDNVALAEAPATGQDIFTYNSKSAGAADYESLAEEILSKHTKKKSTK